A window of the Cicer arietinum cultivar CDC Frontier isolate Library 1 chromosome 6, Cicar.CDCFrontier_v2.0, whole genome shotgun sequence genome harbors these coding sequences:
- the LOC140920733 gene encoding uncharacterized protein, with protein MVLQDHQQLYSAVICESILQMVTEDPTISVSVLIAHIRYRYTFTTTYRKTWIVKQKAIERIYNNWEKSYKELPRWIFAFKHYLPDTVTDIEVGPFIEDGQRVPSKIVFHHLFLEFPTMYQRYRGTLLMAIAQDGDDHTIPIAYAIVEGETSDAWFFFLSRLRMFVTPQPNLCLISDRHESIKSDVRRGTHNLPTSSLVQAIYYIVTAKFEERGTQGQAMMTSGLIYSNTIIQNLNKELAMSNSHEVVIHNRAHSIFIVKELVRPPSSRPVGTFKVDLDKRWCDCDEFQALHYPCLYVIAACSFIHCGYMMYVSSKYTLQCIFDVYKEEFPAIPLQSYWLEYNGIESCHNPAMRRDPKGRPQLGMGIG; from the exons ATGGTTTTACAAGATCACCAACAACTCTATTCGGCTGTTATTTGTGAAAGCATCTTACAAATGGTAACGGAGGATCCCACAATATCAGTTTCAGTATTGATTGCACATATAAGATATCGGTACACATTTACCACTACTTATAGAAAGACatggattgtaaaacaaaaggcCATTGAGAGAATATACAACAATTGGGAGAAATCATATAAAGAGCTTCCAAGGTGGATTTTTGCTTTCAAACATTATCTTCCAGACACTGTTACCGATATTGAAGTGGGACCCTTTATTGAAGATGGCCAACGAGTTCCTAGCAAAATTGTCTTCCATCACCTCTTTTTGGAGTTTCCAACCATGTATCAAAGG TATCGTGGGACCTTACTAATGGCAATCGCTCAGGATGGTGATGATCATACCATTCCTATAGCATACGCCATTGTTGAGGGTGAAACATCAGATGCTTGGTTTTTCTTCCTCAGTCGTCTACGAATGTTTGTCACACCTCAGCCCAACCTCTgcttgatttcagatagacatgAGTCGATTAAAAGTGATGTTAGGCGT GGGACACACAATCTTCCAACCAGTTCTTTGGTGCAAGCAATATACTACATAGTGActgcaaaatttgaagaaagagGGACACAGGGCCAAGCAATGATGACATCAGGTTTGATTTACTCAAAtacaatcattcaaaatcttAACAAGGAACTAGCAATGTCAAATTCCCATGAAGTTGTTATTCACAATCGAGCCCATAGTATCTTTATAGTTAAAGAGTTGGTTCGTCCACCAAGCAGTCGTCCTGTAGGGACATTCAAGGTAGACCTCGACAAAAGATGGTGTGATTGTGATGAATTTCAAGCATTACACTATCCATGTTTATATGTCATTGCCGCTTGTTCGTTTATTCACTGTGGCTACATGATGTATGTGTCTTCTAAGTATACATTACAATGTATCTTTGACGTTTACAAGGAAGAGTTCCCAGCAATTCCTCTTCAATCATATTGGCTAGAATACAATGGAATAGAATCGTGCCACAACCCAGCTATGAGAAGAGATCCAAAAGGTCGTCCACagttagggatgggaataggctag